ACCAGATTTATCTGAGCCGCTCGCATCCCGATTTCATGCGCCGCCTGTTCGCGCAGGAAGTACCTGAAATCTATGACGGCATTATCGAGATCAAGGCCGCGGCGCGTGATCCGGGCAGCCGCGCCAAGATCGGCGTGATCAGTCATGATGGTTCGATTGACCCGGTCGGCGCTTGTGTTGGCATGAAGGGCAGCCGGGTTCAGGCCGTGGTGCAGGAGATGCAGGGCGAGAAGATCGATATCATTCCCTGGTCCGAGGATACCGCGACCTTCATCGTCAACGCGCTGCAGCCGGCAACGGTCAGCCGCGTGGTGATTGACGAGGAAGAAGGCCGCATTGAGGTGGTCGTTCCGGATGATCAGCTGTCGCTCGCCATTGGCCGTCGCGGCCAGAATGTCCGTCTTGCCTCACAGCTGACCGATGCCGCGATCGATATCATGACCGAGGAAGAGTCGAGCGAGAAGCGTCAGAAGGAATTCACCGAGCGCTCGGCAATGTTCGAGAACGAGCTCGATGTTGACGAGACGCTGTCGCAGCTTTTGGTGGCCGAGGGCTTTAGTGAGCTGGAGGAAGTTGCCTATGTTGCGCCCGAAGAGCTTTCGGGCATTGAGGGCTTTGACGAGGAGCTGGCCGCCGAACTGCAGAGCCGTGCTGTCGAGGCGCTGGAACGCAAGGAAGCTGCTGCGCGTGAAAAGCGGCGTGAACTTGGTGTCGAGGATGCGTTGGCCGATATCGTCCATCTCAACGAGCAGATGTTGGTGACGCTGGGCGAGGGAGGCATCAAGACGCTTGATGATCTCGCTGATCTGGCCACCGATGAGCTGATCGCCAAGAAGCGCGCCGACAATCGTCGCCGCGAAAATCGCCGCAGCGAGGAAGTGGTCGGTGTTCTGGGCGAATATGGCCTGAGCGAAGAGCAGGGCAATGAGATCATCATGGCCGCACGCGCGCACTGGTTCGACGATGAGGAAGAGCCGGCAGCGAAAGAGGCAGCCGGTGATGCCAATGAAGAAGGCTTGAGTGCCGATGGGGAGGTCGCGGATGCGGAAACTCCCCAATGATACGGCCGATACGCCCGTAAGACGCTGCATTCTGACCGGTGAGCGCGCCGAAAGCCGCGCTCTGATCCGGTTGGCTCTTGGCCCCGATAATCATGTCGCCCCGGACGTGCACGCGCGCGCACCGGGACGCGGCGCATGGGTGACGCCGTCCGCGGCACTGTTGCGTGACGCAATCCGTGGCAGGAAATTGCTGCCCGCACTGAAACGCGCCTATAAGGCGGGAGACGTCGTGATCAGCGATGATCTGGTGCAGCATATCGACGATGCGCTGAGCCGTGCGCTGCTCGACCGGCTGGGGCTGGAAGCGCGCGCCGGAACGCTGCTCAGCGGTGCGCAAAAGGTCGAAACAGCGGCGCGGAGCGGCGCGGTTTGCCTGCTGCTCCATGCCGGCGACGCCCGGGATAATGGCCGCGCCGCGCTCGACCAGGCATGGCGTGTCGGCAGTGACAGGGAAGGCAGCGGCCAGGCAGGCATTATCTTGCCACTGGACCGCACCGCCTTATCTGTGGCATTGGGGCGCGAAAATACTGTGCATTTGGCTCTGACCGACAGCGCGGCGGCTGACCGGGTCACAGCCATACTTTTCCGTCTGTTGCAGTTTCGTGGGTCTGCCGTTCCAACAGACGGTGATGCGTCCGGCAATCGGATGCATGAAGATATAGTGATGAAGGGTTAAGTCTGTTCCATGAGTGATAACAAAGAAGAAAAGCCAAAGCTGGGCCGTAAACCGCTGGGACTGAAGCGGTCGGTCGAGTCTGGCGAAGTGAAGCAGACGTTCAGCCATGGCCGCACCAACAAGGTGGTGGTCGAGGTCAAGCGCCGCAAGCTGGTCGGCAAGCCGGGGGCCAAGCCCGAGCCAGCACCGGCACCTGCCCCCGCACCTGCTCCGGAAGCGAAGAAGCCCGAGGCCAAGGCTCCGGCCAAAAAGGCCAAGCCTGCCGGTGACGAAGTTCTGAGCCGCAAGGAGCGGCAGGAAAAGCTGCTGCGCGAAGCCGAAGAGGCGCGGCTGGCTGCGCTGGAAGATGCCCGCCGCCGTGAGGCCGAGGAAAAGACACGCAAGGCAGAAGAGGAAAAGGCGCGCGCCGAGCAGAATCGCAAGGCCAGCGCCGAAGCCGAGAAAGCTGCCGATGCCCCTGTTCCCGAAGCGGAACCGGTCAGCGAAAAGGCGCCGGAAGAGACCAAAACCAGTGCTCCCGCACCGCGCAAGTTTACCCCGGTATCACCGGCTAAGCGGCCCGAGCCGAAAAAACCGGCTCCCAAGCCGAGCCGTGACCGCAAGGAACGGCGCCAGTCGGGCAAGCTCACCGTCAACCGCGCGCTCAGCGAGGGCGATGGTGGCGCACGGGCGCGTTCACTGGCAGCGCTGAAGCGCGCGCGCGAAAAAGAAAAGCGGGCGCAAATGTCGGGTCAGCCGCGTGAAGCGCAACCCAAACAGTCACGCGAAGTGGTCGTGCCTGAGGCTATCACAGTACAGGAACTGGCGAACCGCATGGCCGAAAAGGGCGCGGATCTGGTCAAGTCGCTGTTCAAAATGGGGTCGATGGTGACGGTCAACCAGACCATCGACCAGGATACTGCCGAGTTGTTGGTCGAGGAGTTTGGCCACAAGATCAAACGCGTCAGCGAAGCCGATGTCGAGATCGATACCGAAGCCGATGTCGATCCGGAAGACACGCTCAAGTCACGTCCGCCGGTGGTCACCATCATGGGCCATGTCGACCATGGCAAGACCTCGCTGCTTGATGCACTACGCGGTACCGATGTTGTCGCCGGTGAAGCGGGCGGCATTACCCAGCATATCGGCGCCTATCAGGTGAAGCTGAAATCGGGCGACAAGATCACTTTCCTCGACACGCCGGGCCATGCGGCTTTCTCCGAGATGCGTGCGCGCGGTGCCAATGTCACCGACATTGTGATCCTGGTGGTTGCCGCCGATGACGGGCTGATGCCGCAAACGATCGAGGCGATCAACCACACCAAGGCGGCCGATGTCCCGATGATTGTGGCGATCAACAAGATCGACAAGAACAGCGCCGAGCCGGACAATGTTCGCAACCGGTTGCTCGAGCATGAGGTGATCGTCGAGAAGCTGTCGGGTGAGGTGCAGGATGTCGAGGTATCGGCGCTGAAGGGTACCCATATCGACAAGCTGATCGAGGCGATCACGCTGCAGGCCGAATTGCTCGAACTCAAGGCCAATCCAGATCGCGCCGCCGAAGGCGTGGTGATTGAGGCCAAGCTCGACAAGGGTCGCGGCCCGGTGGCAACGGTGCTGATCGAACGCGGTACGCTCAAGCGTGGCGATACCTTTGTGGTCGGCGAACATGCCGGCAAGGTGCGTGCGATGATTGACGACAAGGGCAAGCAGGTCAAGGAAGCAGGCCCGTCGCTGCCGGTCGAGGTACTCGGCCTGTCGGGTGTCCCCGGTGCCGGTGACAAGCTGACCGTGGTCGATAACGAAGCTCGTGCCCGCGAAGTTGCCGAATATCGCCAGCAAAAGGCACTCGAACAGCGTACCGCCATGGCACCGGCCTCGCTCGACAATATGTTCTCTGCATTGGGCGACAAGGCGATCGAATATCCGGTGGTGGTCAAGGCCGATGTGCAGGGTTCGGTCGAAGCGATTATCGGCAGCCTCAACAATATCTCGACCGATGATATCAAGGCGCGGGTGCTGCACTCGGGCGTTGGCGGCATCACCGAGTCCGATGTGACGCTGGCCAAGGCATCGAACGCCCCGATTATCGGCTTCGGCGTCCGCGCCAATGCCAAGGCCCGCGAGATCGCCCAGCGCGATGGCGTCCGCTTCAAATATTTCGATGTGATCTATGACCTGATCGAGGACATCAAAGGCGAGATGGCGGGCGAGCTTGGTCCCGAGCGGATCGAGACGATTGTCGGTCAGGCCGAGGTCAAGGAAGTTTTCCCGGCGGGCAAGAAGGACAAGGCAGCCGGCCTGCTGGTCCTCGATGGCGTCATCAAAAAGGGCCACCATGCCCGTCTCATGCGCGAGGATGTCATTGTCTCGGCAACCACTATCGCTTCGCTGCGT
Above is a genomic segment from Pseudomonadota bacterium containing:
- a CDS encoding DUF448 domain-containing protein — its product is MRKLPNDTADTPVRRCILTGERAESRALIRLALGPDNHVAPDVHARAPGRGAWVTPSAALLRDAIRGRKLLPALKRAYKAGDVVISDDLVQHIDDALSRALLDRLGLEARAGTLLSGAQKVETAARSGAVCLLLHAGDARDNGRAALDQAWRVGSDREGSGQAGIILPLDRTALSVALGRENTVHLALTDSAAADRVTAILFRLLQFRGSAVPTDGDASGNRMHEDIVMKG
- the infB gene encoding translation initiation factor IF-2 translates to MSDNKEEKPKLGRKPLGLKRSVESGEVKQTFSHGRTNKVVVEVKRRKLVGKPGAKPEPAPAPAPAPAPEAKKPEAKAPAKKAKPAGDEVLSRKERQEKLLREAEEARLAALEDARRREAEEKTRKAEEEKARAEQNRKASAEAEKAADAPVPEAEPVSEKAPEETKTSAPAPRKFTPVSPAKRPEPKKPAPKPSRDRKERRQSGKLTVNRALSEGDGGARARSLAALKRAREKEKRAQMSGQPREAQPKQSREVVVPEAITVQELANRMAEKGADLVKSLFKMGSMVTVNQTIDQDTAELLVEEFGHKIKRVSEADVEIDTEADVDPEDTLKSRPPVVTIMGHVDHGKTSLLDALRGTDVVAGEAGGITQHIGAYQVKLKSGDKITFLDTPGHAAFSEMRARGANVTDIVILVVAADDGLMPQTIEAINHTKAADVPMIVAINKIDKNSAEPDNVRNRLLEHEVIVEKLSGEVQDVEVSALKGTHIDKLIEAITLQAELLELKANPDRAAEGVVIEAKLDKGRGPVATVLIERGTLKRGDTFVVGEHAGKVRAMIDDKGKQVKEAGPSLPVEVLGLSGVPGAGDKLTVVDNEARAREVAEYRQQKALEQRTAMAPASLDNMFSALGDKAIEYPVVVKADVQGSVEAIIGSLNNISTDDIKARVLHSGVGGITESDVTLAKASNAPIIGFGVRANAKAREIAQRDGVRFKYFDVIYDLIEDIKGEMAGELGPERIETIVGQAEVKEVFPAGKKDKAAGLLVLDGVIKKGHHARLMREDVIVSATTIASLRRFKDNVDEVRSGLECGVVLEDTNDIKPGDTLEVFDVEMKERTL
- the nusA gene encoding transcription termination factor NusA — protein: MADAISANKAELLAIANAVSSEKMIDKTIVIEAIEEAIQRAARARYGAENDIRAKLDPNTGDLRLWRVVEVVEEVEDYFKQVDLKGAQKLEKDAKLGDFIVDPLPAVDLGRIDAQAAKQVIFQKVRDAERERQFEEFKDRAGEIITGVVKSVEFGHVIVNLGRADGVIRRDQQIPREVVRVGDRIRALILKVVRENRGHQIYLSRSHPDFMRRLFAQEVPEIYDGIIEIKAAARDPGSRAKIGVISHDGSIDPVGACVGMKGSRVQAVVQEMQGEKIDIIPWSEDTATFIVNALQPATVSRVVIDEEEGRIEVVVPDDQLSLAIGRRGQNVRLASQLTDAAIDIMTEEESSEKRQKEFTERSAMFENELDVDETLSQLLVAEGFSELEEVAYVAPEELSGIEGFDEELAAELQSRAVEALERKEAAAREKRRELGVEDALADIVHLNEQMLVTLGEGGIKTLDDLADLATDELIAKKRADNRRRENRRSEEVVGVLGEYGLSEEQGNEIIMAARAHWFDDEEEPAAKEAAGDANEEGLSADGEVADAETPQ